In one window of Erythrolamprus reginae isolate rEryReg1 chromosome 1, rEryReg1.hap1, whole genome shotgun sequence DNA:
- the EVX2 gene encoding homeobox even-skipped homolog protein 2, which yields MMERIRKEMILMERGLHSPTAGKRLANLSEAAGNAVLEALENSPHGGRLSPRLTPASLHSSIGDLPTAKGKFEIDALFSLQHQNSESAGAAELPSAESRKKISHYSEVAGEVDMSSDVEVGCSALRSPTSLASSLKESNNKGYSESSSTPSTTSSSSGSTLSNLHSGSSLNTSSSGADQVRRYRTAFTREQIGRLEKEFYRENYVSRPRRCELAAALNLPETTIKVWFQNRRMKDKRQRLAMSWPHPADPSFYTYMMTHAAATGSLPYPFHSHVPLHYYPHVGVTAAAAAAAAASGAAASPFATSIRPLDTFRALSHPYSRPELLCSFRHPGLYQSPAAAAAAGLNSTAAAAAAAAAAAAAASSAPPTGSAPCSCLSCHSSQSAAAAAAAALGSRSAGSDFPCSGGAGAAGAASQRSESSFLPYSAAVLSKTAVPSPDQREEAPLTR from the exons ATGATGGAAAGAATAAGAAAAGAGATGATTTTGATGGAGAGGGGGTTGCACAGCCCCACGGCTGGCAAAAGGCTGGCGAACCTGTCCGAGGCGGCTGGGAACGCGGTCCTGGAGGCCCTGGAAAACTCGCCCCACGGCGGCCGGCTCAGCCCCAGGCTAACTCCCGCTTCTCTGCACAGCTCCATCGGGGACCTGCCGACCGCCAAAGGCAAATTCGAGATCGACGCTTTATTCAGCCTTCAGCACCAGAACAGCGAAAGCGCCGGAGCGGCGGAGCTGCCGTCCGCCGAAAGCCGGAAGAAAATTAGCCATTACTCAGAAGTGGCTGGAGAGGTAGACATGAGCAGCGACGTGGAGGTCGGCTGTTCCGCGCTCCGCTCGCCCACCAGCCTGGCCTCCTCCCTGAAGGAAAGCAATAACAAAG GCTATTCGGAGAGCAGTTCGACTCCCAGCACCACCAGCTCGTCCTCAGGATCCACACTGAGCAACTTGCACAGCGGAAGCAGCCTCAACACCTCCAGCTCCGGGGCCGACCAAGTGAGGAGGTACCGCACCGCTTTCACCCGGGAGCAAATCGGCCGACTGGAAAAGGAATTTTACCGCGAGAACTATGTTTCCCGGCCTAGACGGTGTGAGCTGGCCGCCGCGCTCAACCTCCCCGAGACTACCATAAAG GTGTGGTTCCAGAACCGGCGCATGAAGGACAAGCGGCAGAGGCTGGCCATGTCGTGGCCCCACCCGGCGGACCCCAGCTTCTACACCTACATGATGACCCACGCGGCGGCTACGGGGAGCCTGCCTTACCCCTTCCACTCCCACGTGCCCCTCCACTACTACCCGCACGTCGGAGTGACAGCCGCGGCGGCCGCGGCAGCGGCGGCCTCCGGAGCGGCTGCTTCGCCGTTCGCCACCTCCATCCGCCCGCTGGACACTTTCCGCGCCCTCTCGCACCCTTATTCCCGGCCGGAGCTGCTGTGCAGCTTCAGGCATCCGGGCCTCTACCAGTcgcccgccgctgccgccgccgcggggCTCAACAGCACCGCGGCAGCggctgcggcggcggctgctgcggCGGCGGCCGCCTCCTCGGCTCCTCCTACTGGCTCCGCCCCTTGCTCCTGCCTTAGTTGCCACAGCAGCCAATCGGcagcggcagcggcggcagcggcCCTGGGCTCGCGCTCCGCCGGATCGGATTTCCCTTGCAGCGGGGGGGCCGGAGCAGCGGGGGCCGCTTCGCAGCGCTCGGAGAGCAGCTTCCTGCCTTACTCGGCGGCCGTGCTCAGCAAGACGGCCGTCCCTTCCCCGGACCAGCGGGAGGAAGCGCCCTTGACCAGATAA
- the HOXD13 gene encoding homeobox protein Hox-D13: MEALRGEPGAGGGGSSQSRNFLSPPIFGSPPPGSTRSGFAYERSGPGSGARPTPSSSSETASSSKDCTAGLPIAAAAPPSATAAATLGYPPGYPPFGHGYYSCRMAHGVGLQQNAALKAAPHAAFPVEKYMDVAGLGGATATSGVGGEASSRAKEVAFYQSYAATASPYQHVAPGYLDVVSSFGPPAPSGEPRHETYISMEGYQSWTLANGWNGQVYCSKDQAPGSHFWKSSFPGEVALNQPDLCVYRRGRKKRVPYTKLQLKELESEYALNKFINKDKRRRISAATNLSERQVTIWFQNRRVKDKKIVSKLKEPAT, translated from the exons ATGGAAGCGCTGCGCGGAGAGCCCGGGGCAGGCGGCGGGGGCTCCTCGCAGAGCCGaaacttcctctcccctcccatcTTCGGGTCGCCGCCGCCCGGTTCGACCAGATCGGGCTTCGCCTACGAGCGCTCGGGCCCTGGGAGCGGGGCCCGTCCCAcgccctcctcttcctcggaGACGGCGTCCTCGTCTAAGGACTGCACCGCCGGGCTTCCCATTGCGGCGGCTGCGCCCCCCTCGGCCACCGCGGCCGCCACCCTGGGCTACCCTCCCGGCTATCCGCCCTTCGGCCACGGTTACTACAGCTGCCGTATGGCGCACGGCGTGGGGCTCCAGCAGAACGCCGCGCTGAAAGCGGCCCCGCATGCCGCTTTCCCCGTGGAGAAGTACATGGACGTGGCCGGCCTCGGGGGCGCCACCGCCACCTCGGGCGTGGGCGGCGAGGCTTCCTCGCGGGCCAAGGAGGTCGCCTTCTACCAAAGCTATGCGGCCACCGCCAGCCCTTACCAGCACGTGGCCCCCGGCTACCTGGACGTGGTCTCGAGTTTTGGACCGCCGGCCCCGTCGGGGGAACCCCGCCACGAGACCTACATCTCCATGGAGGGCTACCAGTCCTGGACTTTGGCTAACGGCTGGAACGGACAGGTGTACTGCTCCAAGGACCAGGCCCCGGGCTCCCACTTCTGGAAGTCTTCCTTCCCAG GGGAAGTTGCACTAAACCAGCCGGACCTGTGCGTGTACCGGCGCGGGCGGAAGAAGCGAGTGCCTTACACCAAGCTGCAGCTGAAGGAGCTGGAGAGCGAGTACGCCCTGAATAAATTCATTAACAAGGACAAGCGGAGGCGGATTTCAGCGGCCACCAACCTCTCCGAGAGGCAGGTCACCATCTGGTTCCAGAACCGCCGCGTCAAAGACAAGAAAATCGTCTCCAAACTGAAGGAGCCCGCGACTTGA